The genomic stretch GAGCTGTTCTAGCATTAATTTCTTCACGTTTATCAAATTGGTCATTCCTGTCCCATTCTAAAAACTTTTCATCATTAAACACTTTAGCTAGTTTATCTGTTGGTGTTAAAGACAAGCAAATATAACCATTTTGAGTCTCAAAAATACCATAAGGTGCTTGATGAAACCTCGATGAAATTCCTGACTGACTTCTATCGTATAGATTAAAGCCGTTTAAATGATAATTAAATGGTTCAATCTGTAGATCTAATGCAGCATTTAAAAGGTTGCTCTCTACTTTTTTTCCTTTGCTTGTAAAGGTACGCTCGTAGAGTGCACCAACTATTCCCAATGCTCCTAGAACTGCTGCATGTTGATCAATAATAGCACTACCAACCAAAGTAGGAGGCTGATCTTTTCCACCATTCAATTGAGCTAAACCACTCATTGCCTGAAGAAGAAGATCTTGGCCTGGACGATCTCGATAAGGACCGGTAGAACCAAAACCTGAGAACGAAGCATAAATTATGGAAGGATTTATTTTTAAAACATCTTCATACCCAAACCCTAGCCTTTCCATAACACCCGGTCGAAAATTTTCTACAATTACATCAGCCTCACGTATCATCTTAAAAATAATTTCCTTACCTTCATCCGTACGAATATCAAGGCTTAAACTACGTTGATTCCTACCCGCTAATAAATAAAATACACTTTCTTCATTCAGAAAAGCATTAATTCCTGACCAATGTCGTTCATAAGCTCCTTTAGGTGATTCTATTTTAATAACATCTGCTCCCATATCAGCTAAGAATTGTACTGCAGACGGCCCCTGTAAGAAATGCGTAAAGCTTAAAACTTTAACATTTTGC from Bacillus sp. 1780r2a1 encodes the following:
- a CDS encoding CoA transferase, with translation MLQNVKVLSFTHFLQGPSAVQFLADMGADVIKIESPKGAYERHWSGINAFLNEESVFYLLAGRNQRSLSLDIRTDEGKEIIFKMIREADVIVENFRPGVMERLGFGYEDVLKINPSIIYASFSGFGSTGPYRDRPGQDLLLQAMSGLAQLNGGKDQPPTLVGSAIIDQHAAVLGALGIVGALYERTFTSKGKKVESNLLNAALDLQIEPFNYHLNGFNLYDRSQSGISSRFHQAPYGIFETQNGYICLSLTPTDKLAKVFNDEKFLEWDRNDQFDKREEINARTAQHIKKHTTEYWYELFQINEIWCSLVNDYEQVESDPQLQWNKSIIDFNHPTAGKVRLLAHPVRYNGETLELRKLPPRLGEHTEEILKELGYDQETIEEYSKKGFIRECEKLQSKF